A window from Aeromonas rivipollensis encodes these proteins:
- the pqiB gene encoding intermembrane transport protein PqiB, giving the protein MSERKTRWKPGSDFMSSAAAIWMVPLLALFIGAWMLFQHWYSQGPSFTLTVATAEGIVAGKTVIRSREVEVGRIEAVELSDDYSHAVLKARLTNAAAGMLKKDSQFWVVKPRVGREGVSGLGTLLSGAYIELAPGKKGKARGEYAMLDKPPLASVDAKGLRLSLSSRDARALGIGSPISYQGFTIGQIEEAKFLPEKSEMQYQLFINAPYDILVSSNSRFWLTPGFEVSMSSEGMKVKMDSLESLLDGGITMGLPPGWTPGEPVKQMDSFTLFQDEASVLAGSLDQFIDYVFLFEDNVGGLHPGAAVQYRGIRVGTVISAPYLIDDKGVQIFKSRQIPVLARIEVQRLSHRYANAEREQWRALFSKQFKEGLRASLKTSSLLTGGKVVDLNFYPDAPAYEPIKLAGYQVFPTVQAGLDQIERKVNLILDKFVDMDMATTLTQVNTTLATLDKTLKHIKAVSANLEQFTGQRSTQQLPESLNQSLKQLQETLQTYDAGSQTNQELRQSVQSLNQLMGELQPLVHSLNEQPSSLIFDRSRPRDPEPKRGK; this is encoded by the coding sequence GTGAGTGAGCGTAAGACGAGGTGGAAACCGGGCTCTGACTTTATGAGCTCGGCCGCCGCTATCTGGATGGTGCCACTGCTGGCGCTGTTCATCGGCGCCTGGATGCTGTTCCAGCACTGGTATTCACAAGGCCCCAGTTTCACACTGACGGTCGCCACCGCCGAGGGCATAGTGGCGGGCAAGACGGTGATCCGCTCCCGTGAGGTGGAAGTGGGTCGCATCGAGGCGGTGGAGCTTAGCGATGACTACAGCCATGCGGTGCTCAAGGCCCGTCTGACCAATGCCGCCGCCGGCATGCTCAAGAAGGACAGCCAGTTCTGGGTGGTCAAACCCAGGGTCGGGCGGGAAGGGGTGTCGGGTCTTGGCACCCTGCTCTCCGGGGCCTACATCGAACTCGCCCCGGGCAAGAAGGGCAAGGCGCGCGGTGAATACGCCATGCTGGACAAGCCGCCGCTCGCCTCGGTGGACGCCAAGGGGCTGAGGCTCTCCCTCAGCAGCCGTGATGCGCGTGCACTGGGGATTGGCTCCCCCATCAGCTATCAGGGCTTCACCATAGGCCAGATAGAGGAGGCCAAGTTCCTGCCCGAGAAGAGCGAGATGCAATACCAGCTCTTCATCAACGCCCCCTACGACATCCTGGTGAGCAGCAACTCCCGCTTCTGGTTGACGCCGGGCTTCGAGGTCTCCATGAGCAGCGAGGGGATGAAGGTGAAGATGGACTCGCTGGAGAGTCTGCTGGACGGCGGCATCACCATGGGGCTGCCGCCTGGCTGGACACCCGGTGAGCCTGTCAAGCAGATGGACAGCTTCACCCTGTTCCAGGACGAGGCAAGCGTGCTGGCCGGTAGTCTGGATCAGTTCATCGACTACGTCTTCCTGTTCGAGGACAACGTGGGTGGCCTGCACCCCGGGGCGGCGGTGCAGTACCGCGGCATCCGGGTCGGCACCGTCATCTCTGCCCCCTACCTCATCGACGACAAGGGGGTGCAGATCTTCAAGAGCCGGCAGATCCCCGTGCTGGCTCGCATCGAGGTACAGCGCCTCTCCCATCGCTACGCCAATGCGGAGCGGGAGCAGTGGCGTGCCCTGTTCAGCAAGCAGTTCAAGGAGGGATTGCGGGCCAGCCTCAAGACGTCCAGCCTGCTGACCGGGGGCAAGGTGGTGGATCTCAACTTCTATCCGGATGCCCCTGCCTATGAGCCCATCAAGCTGGCAGGCTATCAGGTGTTCCCGACAGTGCAGGCCGGGCTGGATCAGATAGAGCGCAAGGTGAACCTCATCCTCGACAAGTTCGTCGACATGGACATGGCCACCACGCTGACGCAGGTGAATACCACCCTGGCGACCCTGGACAAGACCCTCAAGCACATCAAGGCCGTGAGTGCCAATCTGGAGCAGTTCACCGGTCAGCGTTCGACCCAGCAGTTGCCCGAGTCGCTCAACCAGAGTCTCAAGCAGCTGCAGGAGACTCTGCAGACCTATGATGCCGGTTCCCAGACCAACCAGGAGCTGCGTCAGTCGGTGCAGTCTCTCAATCAGCTGATGGGGGAGTTGCAACCCCTGGTCCATTCACTGAACGAGCAGCCCAGTTCGCTGATCTTCGACCGCTCCCGTCCCCGGGACCCTGAGCCCAAGCGAGGAAAATGA
- the hfq gene encoding RNA chaperone Hfq translates to MTTESPSYSTIEQAFSLGNGQDSALNWLRKNRSQVAIFLVSGIKLEGTISGFDQYSVLLTDAHGNQQLVYKAKISTIAMHSGRPAVSIQRARKPRVSMAPRPHGGPSRYDDNQGGSSEQ, encoded by the coding sequence ATGACAACTGAATCCCCAAGCTACTCCACTATCGAGCAGGCCTTCTCTCTTGGGAACGGGCAAGATTCTGCCCTCAACTGGTTGCGCAAGAACCGCAGTCAGGTCGCCATCTTCCTGGTGAGCGGCATCAAGCTGGAGGGGACCATCAGCGGCTTCGACCAGTACAGCGTGCTGTTGACCGATGCCCATGGCAATCAGCAACTGGTCTACAAGGCCAAGATCTCCACCATCGCCATGCACTCAGGTCGCCCGGCGGTCAGCATCCAGCGCGCCCGCAAGCCACGGGTCTCCATGGCCCCGCGTCCCCACGGCGGCCCGAGCCGTTATGACGACAATCAGGGCGGTAGCAGCGAGCAGTGA
- a CDS encoding YgiW/YdeI family stress tolerance OB fold protein, whose amino-acid sequence MNKAKVIGLVALMSVSSFAMAAYTGPQEQNKVSVAQLKDVADDQWVTLEGKLVKHLGGENYSFRDESGEVEVEVDGDVWRGVEVGPNDLIRIRGEVDHSWNKTEVEVEHLEKVGAAPQSKGGFIAK is encoded by the coding sequence ATGAACAAAGCAAAGGTTATCGGCCTGGTGGCCCTGATGTCCGTCTCTTCTTTCGCCATGGCTGCCTACACTGGCCCCCAGGAGCAGAACAAGGTCTCGGTCGCGCAGTTGAAAGATGTGGCAGATGATCAGTGGGTGACCCTGGAAGGCAAGCTGGTCAAGCACCTTGGCGGCGAGAACTACAGCTTCCGCGATGAGAGCGGCGAAGTGGAAGTGGAAGTTGATGGGGACGTGTGGCGCGGCGTCGAAGTGGGCCCGAACGACCTGATCCGCATCCGCGGCGAGGTTGACCACAGCTGGAACAAGACAGAGGTAGAGGTCGAGCACCTGGAGAAGGTCGGTGCCGCTCCCCAGAGCAAGGGCGGCTTTATCGCCAAGTAA
- a CDS encoding oxidative damage protection protein, whose translation MSRTVFCQRLKKEGPGLDFQLYPGELGKRIFDNISKEAWTEWQKKQVMLINEKKLNMMNLEHRQLLEKEMVNYLFEAGEVAIDGYTPPSQ comes from the coding sequence ATGAGCCGTACCGTATTTTGCCAGCGTCTGAAAAAAGAGGGTCCTGGCCTGGATTTCCAACTCTATCCCGGCGAACTCGGCAAGCGGATCTTCGACAACATCAGCAAGGAAGCCTGGACCGAATGGCAGAAGAAACAGGTGATGCTGATCAACGAGAAGAAGCTGAACATGATGAATCTCGAGCATCGCCAGCTGCTGGAAAAGGAGATGGTGAACTACCTGTTTGAAGCGGGTGAAGTGGCCATCGACGGTTACACCCCTCCCAGCCAGTAA
- the mltC gene encoding membrane-bound lytic murein transglycosylase MltC, which produces MGRIFWLLCALLFLSACSSSPKPGAEDEDLVNGKDIRGFEHMISALSHNVNEIWGREALFAGKFDYVKYTDQYKSRAHVDFSSGHIMVETVSGIDPRAHLRRAIIETLLTPDDPAEVDLYSDREIMPGGEPFLYGQVLDTQGQAIRSGWRAERYADYLLASAMKKRTLGIRTIFFVDIPMVANHEDKRGYKYASIIREASRKYGVAESLIYAVIKTESSFNPYAVSHANAYGLMQVIPATAGRDVYVRVKGRNGQPTREDLFNPAYNIDVGTAYLHLLQTVYLADIQDPQSRRYAVISAYNGGAGGVLNTFSSNRKAAPDMINRLSPEAVYQVLTEQHPKAEARRYLYKVNQAEKGFKRTVAVRAG; this is translated from the coding sequence ATGGGTCGAATTTTTTGGCTGCTGTGCGCCCTGCTGTTTCTCTCTGCCTGCTCCTCTTCTCCCAAACCCGGGGCAGAAGACGAGGATCTGGTCAACGGCAAGGACATCCGCGGCTTCGAACACATGATCAGTGCGCTCTCCCATAACGTGAACGAGATATGGGGACGCGAGGCACTGTTTGCGGGCAAGTTTGACTACGTCAAATACACGGATCAATATAAGAGCAGGGCCCACGTCGACTTCTCCAGCGGCCACATCATGGTGGAGACTGTCTCGGGTATCGATCCCCGCGCCCACCTGCGCCGAGCCATCATAGAGACGCTGCTGACCCCGGACGATCCGGCGGAAGTGGATCTCTATTCGGATAGAGAGATCATGCCGGGTGGCGAGCCTTTCCTCTATGGCCAGGTGCTGGACACCCAGGGTCAGGCCATCCGTTCCGGCTGGCGCGCGGAGCGCTATGCCGACTACCTGCTGGCCAGCGCGATGAAGAAGCGCACCCTCGGCATTCGCACCATCTTCTTCGTCGACATCCCCATGGTGGCCAACCATGAGGACAAGCGCGGCTACAAGTACGCCAGCATCATCCGCGAGGCCTCCCGCAAATACGGCGTCGCCGAGAGCCTGATCTATGCGGTGATCAAGACAGAGAGCAGCTTCAACCCCTATGCGGTCAGCCATGCCAATGCCTATGGCCTGATGCAGGTGATCCCGGCCACCGCCGGACGGGACGTCTATGTGCGGGTCAAGGGCAGGAACGGTCAGCCAACCCGGGAGGATCTGTTCAATCCGGCCTACAACATAGACGTGGGGACTGCCTATCTGCACCTGCTGCAGACCGTCTATCTGGCGGATATCCAGGATCCCCAATCCCGTCGCTATGCGGTGATCTCCGCCTACAACGGCGGTGCAGGAGGGGTGCTCAACACCTTCTCCAGCAACCGCAAGGCAGCCCCAGACATGATCAACCGGCTCTCCCCCGAGGCTGTCTATCAGGTGCTGACCGAGCAGCACCCCAAGGCGGAGGCCCGTCGCTACCTCTACAAGGTCAATCAGGCCGAGAAGGGGTTCAAGCGCACCGTCGCCGTCCGGGCGGGCTGA
- a CDS encoding diguanylate cyclase produces MQEWDPEHFTSFEHLCEVTLAAVREKTEAEQIYLWLRAPTPQLYHYRPEQGLLCLSADLLTSLDLPLLFIERSLDLGQLLVEPIAPTSAIWESVEPEAPRLRACFPLKRHKGLEAVVYLETRRRLDRLPRRQQQSIQLLMHYLAAELESRRLAGQVDLERDQRIHTQADLVRSQALQDSFLSMLQALHQVGVKLSRCDSEDRLLHDAVVLARQELQFDRIAIFLTDSEFKTMHGTWGTNEAGELIDERHFISPIPDHSTVQEALRRKDYVLVLEDTPLYYEKQEVGRGWNAMVSLWDGGTPIGWIAADNLLWRRPLKAYQSEIFKQYAAVLSQLLIRQRTQAALERFNRDLELRVQERTRQLADTNRALEEANRRLSLLSLEDPLTGIANRRQWDITMEREWERARRHQGVLAVLMIDVDEFKSYNDHFGHGKGDLCLQRVAALLQEAERRRTNLVARYGGEEFVILLCAPQPGEAERLAEQIHQGLEALQIPHPASRVAATLTVSIGFSYLIPSSDKGWQTLTEQADQALYHAKSQGRACTLAYR; encoded by the coding sequence ATGCAAGAATGGGATCCGGAGCACTTCACCAGTTTTGAACATCTCTGTGAAGTGACCTTGGCCGCGGTCAGAGAAAAGACCGAGGCCGAGCAGATCTATCTGTGGCTGCGGGCGCCGACGCCCCAGCTCTACCACTACAGGCCCGAGCAGGGCTTGCTCTGCCTGAGCGCCGATCTGCTTACCTCCCTCGACCTGCCTCTCCTCTTCATAGAGCGCTCCCTCGATCTCGGCCAGTTGCTGGTGGAGCCCATCGCGCCGACCAGCGCCATCTGGGAGAGCGTCGAGCCTGAGGCCCCGCGCCTGCGTGCCTGCTTCCCGCTCAAACGCCACAAGGGGCTGGAGGCCGTGGTCTATCTGGAAACCCGGCGCCGCCTCGATCGCCTGCCAAGGCGCCAGCAGCAGAGCATCCAGCTGCTGATGCACTACCTCGCCGCCGAGCTGGAGAGCCGGCGGCTCGCCGGTCAGGTCGATCTGGAGCGGGATCAGCGGATCCATACCCAGGCCGACCTCGTCCGCAGCCAGGCCCTGCAGGACTCCTTCCTCAGCATGCTGCAGGCGTTGCACCAGGTGGGGGTCAAGTTGTCGCGCTGTGACAGCGAGGATCGCCTGCTGCACGATGCCGTGGTGCTGGCGCGCCAGGAGTTGCAGTTCGATCGCATCGCCATCTTCCTGACGGACAGTGAATTCAAGACCATGCACGGGACCTGGGGCACCAACGAGGCGGGCGAGCTCATCGACGAGCGCCATTTCATCAGCCCCATTCCGGATCACTCCACGGTGCAGGAGGCGCTGCGCCGCAAGGACTATGTGCTGGTGCTGGAAGATACCCCGCTCTATTACGAGAAGCAGGAGGTAGGGCGCGGCTGGAATGCCATGGTGTCGCTCTGGGACGGGGGCACCCCCATCGGCTGGATCGCCGCCGACAACCTGCTCTGGCGGCGCCCTCTCAAGGCGTATCAAAGCGAGATCTTCAAGCAGTATGCCGCCGTGCTCTCCCAGCTGCTGATCCGCCAGCGCACCCAGGCGGCGCTCGAGCGTTTCAACCGTGACCTGGAGCTGCGGGTGCAGGAGCGGACCCGGCAGCTGGCCGACACCAACCGGGCGCTGGAGGAGGCCAACCGGCGTCTCTCCCTGCTGTCGCTGGAGGATCCCCTGACCGGGATCGCCAACCGCCGTCAATGGGACATCACCATGGAGCGGGAGTGGGAGCGGGCCCGTCGCCATCAGGGAGTATTGGCGGTGCTGATGATAGATGTGGATGAATTCAAGTCCTACAACGACCACTTCGGCCACGGCAAGGGGGATCTGTGCCTGCAACGGGTCGCGGCCCTGCTGCAGGAGGCGGAGCGGCGGCGTACCAATCTGGTGGCCCGTTATGGCGGCGAGGAGTTCGTGATCCTGCTGTGCGCCCCGCAACCCGGGGAGGCGGAGCGGCTGGCGGAGCAGATCCACCAGGGGCTGGAGGCCCTGCAGATACCCCATCCGGCCTCCCGGGTGGCGGCGACGCTCACCGTCAGCATCGGCTTCAGCTATCTCATCCCCTCTTCGGACAAGGGGTGGCAGACCCTGACGGAGCAGGCGGATCAGGCGCTCTATCACGCCAAGTCGCAGGGGCGGGCCTGTACCCTGGCCTATCGCTGA
- a CDS encoding SGNH/GDSL hydrolase family protein yields MNKLLLCLLGLFALTAHAAETRPPFSRIVMFGDSLSDTGKMYGKMRGYLPSSPPYYQGRFSNGPVWLERLTQPFPGLKIVNEAEGGATAVAYNKISWNPKYQVINNLDYEITQFLEKDSFKPDDLVILWVGANDYLAYGWNTELDARRVRDVISDSANRMVLHGAKQILLFNLPDLGQNPSARSQKVVEAASHVSRYHNELLLNLARQLAPTGMVKLFEIDKQFAEMLRDPQNFGLSDTENACYGGGYVWKPFSSRSAATDSQLAPFNAQERLAIAGNPLLAQAVASPMARRSASELNCEGKMFWDQVHPTTAVHAALSERAATFIEREYEFIPQ; encoded by the coding sequence ATGAACAAATTGCTTCTGTGTTTACTGGGGCTCTTCGCCCTGACGGCCCATGCCGCCGAGACGCGTCCCCCCTTCTCCCGCATAGTGATGTTCGGCGACAGCCTCTCCGACACCGGCAAGATGTACGGCAAGATGCGCGGTTATCTCCCCTCCAGCCCGCCCTACTACCAGGGCCGCTTCTCCAACGGCCCCGTCTGGCTGGAGCGGCTGACCCAGCCGTTCCCGGGGTTGAAAATAGTCAACGAGGCGGAGGGGGGCGCCACTGCCGTGGCCTACAACAAGATCTCCTGGAACCCCAAGTACCAGGTCATCAACAATCTGGACTATGAGATCACCCAGTTCCTGGAGAAGGACAGCTTCAAGCCGGACGATCTGGTGATCCTCTGGGTCGGCGCCAACGACTATCTGGCCTATGGCTGGAATACCGAGCTGGACGCCAGGCGGGTGCGCGACGTCATCAGTGACTCGGCCAACCGCATGGTGCTCCATGGGGCAAAACAGATCCTGCTGTTCAACCTGCCGGATCTGGGCCAGAACCCGTCGGCCCGCAGTCAGAAGGTGGTGGAGGCGGCCAGCCATGTCTCCCGCTATCACAACGAGCTGTTGCTGAATCTGGCACGCCAGCTGGCCCCTACCGGCATGGTGAAGCTGTTCGAGATCGACAAGCAGTTCGCCGAGATGCTGCGGGATCCGCAGAACTTCGGTCTGAGCGACACAGAAAACGCCTGCTACGGCGGCGGCTATGTGTGGAAGCCGTTCTCGTCCCGCAGCGCCGCCACCGACAGCCAGCTTGCCCCCTTCAATGCGCAGGAACGCCTCGCCATCGCCGGCAACCCCTTGCTAGCTCAGGCCGTTGCCAGTCCGATGGCTCGCCGCAGCGCCAGCGAGCTCAACTGTGAAGGCAAGATGTTCTGGGATCAGGTCCACCCGACTACGGCCGTGCACGCCGCCCTGAGCGAGCGCGCCGCCACCTTCATCGAACGGGAGTACGAGTTCATCCCCCAGTGA
- a CDS encoding beta-phosphoglucomutase family hydrolase, whose translation MTLSGFQGLVFDLDGTLVDSMPLHLAAWEHTAREFGFQFDADWFYELGGMPSRKIALLVAEVQQIALDPLVVTRCKTEHYVANLHKATPFPAMLDLVRRYHGLIPMGIGTGSPRINAEAVLRNTGLDRYFSVVVTADDVELHKPHPDTFLLVAQRLGVEPEGCLVFEDTGIGAQAGEAAGMRVCMVKEGKPVGLTY comes from the coding sequence ATGACCCTCTCCGGATTTCAAGGCCTGGTCTTCGACCTCGACGGCACCCTGGTGGACTCCATGCCCCTGCACCTGGCCGCCTGGGAGCATACCGCCCGCGAGTTTGGCTTTCAGTTCGATGCCGACTGGTTTTATGAGCTGGGTGGCATGCCCAGTCGCAAGATAGCCTTGCTGGTGGCCGAGGTGCAGCAGATAGCGCTGGATCCGCTGGTGGTGACGCGTTGCAAGACGGAGCACTACGTGGCCAACCTGCACAAGGCGACCCCCTTCCCGGCCATGCTGGATCTGGTCAGGCGCTATCACGGCCTCATCCCCATGGGCATAGGCACTGGTTCACCCCGCATCAATGCCGAGGCCGTGCTGCGCAATACCGGGCTGGATCGCTACTTCTCCGTGGTGGTGACCGCCGACGATGTGGAGCTGCACAAACCCCATCCGGATACCTTCCTGCTGGTGGCACAGCGACTCGGGGTCGAGCCTGAGGGTTGTCTGGTGTTCGAGGACACCGGCATAGGGGCACAGGCCGGTGAGGCCGCGGGCATGCGGGTGTGCATGGTCAAGGAAGGGAAGCCGGTCGGATTGACCTACTGA
- a CDS encoding PqiC family protein, whose product MKKRMMALALLGLLAGCSAAPTALHYYSLDAEIPQSNGVTAQPQHQLVLRPVVLSGQLDRMSLVYQLEGKELHFAEYHRWAGSLDAQLNQLTLNGLSSRLPGWVVRQDGARKGPVLSISVERFQGRHDGRALLSGRWRLLTEEGVVLRDVPFQQERVLPADGYGTLVDELGQGWQLLLDQIAADVRTRG is encoded by the coding sequence ATGAAAAAACGGATGATGGCCCTGGCCTTGCTGGGCCTGCTGGCGGGATGCAGCGCCGCCCCGACGGCACTGCACTACTACTCGCTGGATGCGGAGATCCCCCAGTCGAACGGCGTCACGGCGCAGCCCCAGCACCAGCTGGTGCTGCGTCCCGTCGTCCTCTCTGGCCAGCTGGATCGGATGAGTCTGGTCTATCAGCTGGAGGGCAAGGAGCTGCACTTTGCCGAGTACCATCGCTGGGCGGGGTCGCTGGATGCCCAGCTGAACCAGCTCACCCTCAATGGCCTCTCCAGCCGGTTGCCGGGCTGGGTAGTGCGCCAGGACGGTGCCCGCAAGGGGCCAGTCCTGAGCATCTCGGTCGAACGCTTCCAGGGACGGCACGATGGTCGGGCCTTGTTGAGCGGCCGCTGGCGCTTGCTGACGGAGGAGGGGGTGGTGCTGCGGGACGTGCCCTTCCAGCAGGAGCGGGTCTTGCCGGCCGATGGTTATGGCACCCTGGTCGACGAACTGGGACAGGGTTGGCAGCTACTGCTCGATCAGATAGCGGCGGATGTGCGCACCCGTGGCTGA
- a CDS encoding paraquat-inducible protein A: MYPVSHQHPITYTHDATACEECDLLVPATALAVGETSSCPRCGHTLSAHLPQQERRPIAYGFAALIMFVLSNAFTFMSFSAKGVGQEMTFLQCITTLVDQGYLFLGAVLSLTLIGLPLVYIGSIMLVLWRLDKDLHSNALRSLGRLLCRIKPWLMVDVFLIGVLISLVKLMGMADVKMGLSFWAFVGYTVLLIKMISSLDRMWLWQRLFGPTEARELDPEASALACGLVGCHICGALNDGDAHSCSRCGDHLHHRKPGGLNRTWALLITSVILYIPANLYPIMDTVFLGDDSPSTIMGGVVLLWAMGSYPIAAVIFFASVVVPLVKILALLWLCYMVQRGRVGSPLGKLKLYRMTEFVGRWSMIDVFVVAILAGLIRLDNLMTIYPGPAAIAFAGVVLITMVAAMSFDSRLIWDLQQGERERE; the protein is encoded by the coding sequence TTGTATCCGGTTTCACACCAACACCCAATTACCTATACCCATGACGCGACCGCGTGCGAAGAGTGTGACCTGCTGGTGCCGGCCACCGCGCTGGCCGTGGGGGAGACGAGCAGTTGTCCCCGTTGCGGTCACACCCTGAGTGCGCACCTGCCGCAACAGGAGCGCAGGCCCATCGCCTATGGCTTTGCGGCGCTCATCATGTTCGTGCTCTCCAACGCCTTCACCTTCATGTCCTTCTCGGCCAAGGGAGTGGGGCAGGAGATGACCTTCCTGCAGTGCATCACCACCCTGGTGGATCAGGGCTATCTGTTTCTGGGGGCCGTGCTGAGCCTGACCCTGATCGGCCTGCCACTGGTCTATATCGGCTCCATCATGCTGGTGCTCTGGCGGCTCGACAAGGATCTGCACAGCAATGCCCTGCGCTCCCTCGGCCGACTGCTGTGCCGGATCAAACCCTGGCTGATGGTGGATGTCTTCCTCATCGGGGTGCTCATCTCCCTGGTCAAGCTGATGGGCATGGCGGACGTCAAGATGGGGCTCTCGTTCTGGGCCTTCGTGGGCTACACGGTGCTGCTGATCAAGATGATCTCGTCCCTGGACCGGATGTGGTTGTGGCAGCGGCTGTTCGGCCCGACCGAGGCGAGGGAGCTGGATCCCGAGGCCAGTGCCCTGGCGTGCGGGCTGGTGGGTTGCCACATCTGCGGCGCGCTCAATGACGGCGATGCCCACAGCTGCTCGCGCTGCGGCGATCATCTCCATCACCGCAAACCGGGCGGCCTGAACCGCACCTGGGCACTGCTCATCACCTCGGTGATCCTCTATATCCCAGCCAATCTCTATCCCATCATGGACACCGTCTTTCTGGGGGACGACAGCCCCTCGACCATCATGGGTGGTGTGGTGTTGCTCTGGGCCATGGGCTCCTACCCCATAGCAGCGGTGATCTTCTTTGCCAGCGTGGTGGTGCCCCTGGTGAAGATACTGGCACTGCTGTGGCTCTGCTACATGGTGCAGCGTGGCCGGGTCGGTTCTCCCCTTGGCAAGCTCAAGCTCTATCGCATGACCGAATTTGTGGGACGTTGGTCGATGATCGACGTCTTCGTGGTGGCCATATTGGCTGGCCTCATCCGGCTCGATAATCTGATGACCATCTACCCGGGCCCCGCGGCCATTGCTTTTGCCGGGGTCGTTTTGATCACCATGGTGGCCGCCATGAGTTTCGATTCCCGCCTGATCTGGGATTTACAACAAGGAGAGCGCGAACGTGAGTGA
- the ompA gene encoding porin OmpA, whose translation MNKTLITLLVSGLLAANAQAAGQDNTWYGGAKLGWSNFYGVDESNSISTEDKDDDEVGAGAFAGYQINQNLGIELGYDYLGKLKYNGTRNGAVFNDDVEAQLAQLTLKLGFPVADNLDLYGRVGGGYGWTSSDKLDNDNDFTFVGALGAEYAFNLDWAARLEYQYSTPYGSREDTGLRMDNGLLSLAAVYRFGQVPPAMPVVAPAPAPEPVVVDKQFTLSSDVLFDFNKSTLKPEAGQALDTLYTQIEEARPKDGSATVIGYTDRLGSDAYNQKLSEQRAQTVADYLVGKGLPAGKVNVEGRGESSPVTGESCTSQSRRELIVCLAPDRRVEVKVQGVSEVQQ comes from the coding sequence ATGAACAAAACACTGATTACCTTGCTGGTTTCAGGCTTGCTTGCGGCCAACGCTCAGGCAGCCGGACAAGACAATACCTGGTATGGCGGTGCCAAACTGGGTTGGTCCAACTTCTACGGCGTCGACGAGAGCAACAGCATCTCCACCGAAGACAAGGATGACGATGAAGTGGGCGCCGGTGCCTTCGCCGGTTACCAGATCAACCAGAACCTTGGGATCGAGCTCGGTTACGACTACCTTGGCAAGCTCAAATACAACGGCACCCGGAATGGCGCCGTCTTCAACGACGATGTCGAGGCGCAGCTGGCACAGCTGACCCTGAAGCTCGGCTTCCCGGTAGCTGACAATCTGGATCTCTACGGTCGCGTCGGTGGTGGTTACGGCTGGACCAGCAGCGACAAGCTGGACAACGACAACGACTTCACCTTCGTCGGTGCGCTTGGCGCCGAGTACGCCTTCAACCTGGACTGGGCAGCCCGCCTCGAGTACCAATACAGCACCCCTTACGGCAGTCGTGAGGACACCGGCCTGCGCATGGACAACGGCCTGCTCTCGCTGGCCGCCGTCTATCGCTTCGGCCAGGTCCCGCCGGCCATGCCGGTCGTAGCGCCAGCCCCGGCTCCCGAGCCCGTGGTGGTCGACAAGCAGTTCACCCTGAGCTCGGATGTACTGTTTGACTTCAACAAGTCCACCCTCAAGCCGGAAGCTGGTCAGGCGCTGGATACCCTCTATACCCAGATAGAGGAAGCCAGACCCAAGGATGGCTCGGCCACCGTAATCGGCTATACCGACCGCCTCGGCTCCGATGCCTATAACCAGAAGCTGTCCGAGCAGCGCGCACAGACAGTCGCCGACTATCTGGTTGGCAAGGGACTGCCTGCCGGCAAGGTCAACGTGGAAGGGCGTGGCGAAAGCTCGCCTGTCACGGGTGAAAGCTGCACCAGCCAGTCCAGACGCGAGCTGATCGTCTGCCTGGCCCCGGATCGCCGGGTAGAGGTCAAGGTACAAGGGGTATCGGAAGTTCAGCAATAA